A portion of the Caldilineales bacterium genome contains these proteins:
- the ftsY gene encoding signal recognition particle-docking protein FtsY — MFSRFRRAQVGIEDQQKIDQSLDKTRHGVLSRIGRIFQANEITDELWDELEEVMIMGDVGVETTLKLVAATRERVAAAGVKRSEDARKLLEEEMVRILTGKAPPLDIDNRNRLLNVVLVVGVNGSGKTTSIGKLARLYRNRGRRVVLAAGDTFRAAAIDQLKVWGGRAGVSVVAHEPGADPGAVVYDAIRASQESRDADILIIDTAGRLHTNFNLMKEMEKIRNVAQRQVHKAPHEVLLVLDATTGQNAITQAQKFGASVDVTGVILTKLDSTAKGGVVLAIADQVGVPVRFVGTGEKIDDMAEFDPWAFVEALLEHKE; from the coding sequence ATGTTTTCCCGTTTTCGCCGCGCCCAGGTGGGCATCGAAGACCAGCAGAAGATCGATCAGAGCCTGGACAAAACCCGCCACGGCGTCCTCAGCCGCATCGGCCGCATCTTCCAGGCCAACGAGATCACCGACGAGCTATGGGATGAGCTGGAAGAAGTCATGATCATGGGCGATGTCGGCGTCGAGACCACGCTCAAGCTGGTGGCCGCCACGCGCGAGCGTGTGGCGGCGGCGGGCGTGAAGCGCAGCGAAGACGCCCGCAAGCTACTGGAAGAGGAGATGGTGCGCATCTTGACCGGCAAGGCGCCGCCGCTCGACATCGACAACCGCAATCGCCTGCTGAATGTGGTGCTGGTGGTGGGCGTCAACGGCTCTGGCAAGACGACCAGCATCGGCAAACTGGCCAGGCTTTATCGCAACCGCGGACGCCGCGTGGTGCTGGCCGCCGGCGACACCTTCCGCGCCGCCGCCATCGACCAGCTCAAGGTCTGGGGCGGACGGGCGGGCGTCTCGGTCGTTGCCCACGAGCCGGGGGCCGACCCCGGCGCGGTGGTGTATGACGCCATCCGCGCCAGCCAGGAATCGCGCGATGCCGACATCCTCATCATCGACACCGCCGGCCGCCTGCACACCAACTTCAACCTGATGAAGGAGATGGAGAAGATCCGCAATGTCGCTCAGCGCCAGGTGCACAAAGCCCCGCACGAGGTGTTGCTGGTGCTGGACGCCACCACCGGCCAGAATGCCATCACCCAGGCCCAGAAATTCGGCGCCAGCGTGGACGTCACCGGCGTCATCCTGACCAAATTGGATAGCACGGCCAAAGGCGGCGTGGTCCTGGCCATTGCCGACCAGGTGGGCGTGCCCGTGCGTTTCGTCGGCACCGGCGAGAAGATCGACGATATGGCCGAATTCGACCCCTGGGCCTTTGTCGAGGCCCTGTTGGAGCATAAAGAATAG